Part of the Schaalia odontolytica genome is shown below.
GTTGCACTCGAGGGGGGCCATGACCTGGGTGGGATCCGTATCATCGACGACCTGCCACCGGCTGGTCGCGTCGTCGCGCCATGCGACCTCCTCCGTGTCCTCCTCGCCCCATCCGGCCTCGCTGCCTTCCTCGTCCCACTTCTCGTCGCTCTCGGCAATGGAGGCGGTGTCGACCACCTCGGTGTGATCGTTGACGGCGGCAAACTCGGAGGGGTCGCGCCCGGGGCGATCGGGGTAGGACACCTCGCGCGCTCCGTCGGCCACGGGGCGCCGACCCGCGTCCTCCCAAGCGGGTGGCGCGGCGATCTCCTGTGGATCCGAGCTGATGGATTGCGTGCGCGCGCCCGTGTCAAGGAGTTGCGCCCAGTTCACGGTGACGTAGTCGAGCTCGCCGGGGGCCCAGCCGACGGCACTCATCAGATCCGCGACGATCAGCGCAGGTGAGGGACGCTCGTCGGGATCGGGCGCAAGCCCGCCGCCGAGCACGTCCGCGACCGCCGGGTGCAGCCCGGCCAGGTCGGGCCTGCCCTCAACGACGCGCAGCATTGTTGCCGCGACGTCGCCTGTGCCGAAGGGGGGTCGTCCGGTCGCGCACGACAGGAGGGTGGCGCACCACGCCCACCAGTCGGATTCCTTCGTTGCTCCCCCTCCCCGGAGGAGTTCGGGCGCGGTGTATCCGGCCGTCCCGGAGACGAGGCCGGTGCGTGTCAGGTGCTGGTCGGAGGTCGCCATGGCGATACCGAAGTCGATGAGGACGGGTCCGCGCGGGGAACAGATGATGTTGGAGGGCTTGATGTCGCGATGGATGATGTCCGCGTGGTGGACCGCGGCGATCGTGGACGCCACGTGGTAGGACATGGCGGCGACCCCACGCAGTGGGATCGGGCCGGAGAGGAGAATCTCCGCGAGCGTGGGCCCCTCGATGTACTCGGAGACGACGAAGGGCTGAGACGCCTCCGTTTCGGCGTCAAGGATGTGGGCAACGAAGGGCGAGCGCACGGAGTTCACGGTACGCGTCTCGCGCGCGAGCCGAACGCGCGAGGCCTCCGACGCGGCCAGCGCCGGGTGCATCGCTTTGAGGGCGACGCGCATTCCGCCGCCGTCCTCAGCCAGCCACACGGTGCCCGCGCCGCCCGTCCCGAGCCGACGAAGCAGCCGGTAGCCGCCCAGTTCCTCGCCTTCTTCCACCCCCTCAGCCTACCTGGCCCCCGGGCTGAGCGCGTCCACCCACAATCGTCTGCCGCCTCGCCGGGGCGATCCCGGGCGCGAAAGCACGACGGAGATTCCGCCTCGATCCATCATCCGATCCGGGCTGTACAGGGCCGTGCGCGCGTGGTAACTTCAGCGTAGTTGCACGCTCGGAATGATCCGGGCGTCGGCTCCGTGGGCGAAGACGCTCCACGGTCACCCACAATGGATCGTCCGGCACGTACCTGCCGGTGGGAAGGAATTGCATATGGCAACCGTCACCTTTGACAAGGCTACCCGCGTTTACCCGGGCTCCGACAAGCCCGCCGTCGACCAGCTCGACCTCGAAATCAAGGACGGCGAATTCCTCGTCCTCGTCGGCCCGTCCGGCTGCGGAAAGTCCACCTCGTTGCGCATGCTCGCCGGCCTGGAGGACGTGAACTCCGGCCGCATCCTCATTGGCGACAAGGACGTCACGGACGTTCCCCCGAAGAACCGCGACATTGCGATGGTCTTCCAGAACTACGCGCTGTACCCGCACATGTCGGTGCGCGAGAACATGGGCTTCGCCCTGAAGATCGCGGGCACCCCCAAGGACGAGATCAACAAGCGCGTCGAAGAGGCCGCAAAGATCCTCGACCTGGAGCCCTACCTGGACCGCAAGCCCAAGGCTCTGTCGGGTGGCCAGCGTCAGCGCGTCGCGATGGGCCGCGCCATCGTGCGCAAGCCCCATGTCTTCCTCATGGACGAGCCCCTGTCGAACCTGGATGCGAAGCTGCGCGTCCAGACCCGCACGCAGATCGCCTCGCTGCAGCGCGAGCTGGGCGTGACCACCGTCTACGTGACCCACGACCAGACCGAGGCGCTGACGATGGGCGACCGCATCGCCGTCCTCGCCGGCGGTCTCCTCCAGCAGGTGGGCACGCCACAGGAGATGTACGAGCGCCCCGCCAACGAGTTCGTCGCAGGCTTCATCGGATCCCCCGCCATGAACCTGGGAACGTTCACGGTTGACGGCGAGTGGGCCAAGCTCGGCCCCGCCCGCGTGCCGGTGTCCGAGGCTGCCCGCGCCGCGATGACGGCCGAGGACGGCGGGAAGATCAAGATCGGTTTCCGCCCCGAGGGCCTGGACGTCGTCGACGCCGACGCGGAGGGGACGATCCCGGTGGAGGTTGACTTCGTCGAAGAACTCGGCTCCGACGCCTACGTCTACGGCCACCTGGCCGGGGCGGCCGAGGGAGAAGCTCTGGGTTCGGGCGCGGAGGGCACGGGCAAGCAGCTGATCGTGCGCGTTCCCCCGCGCACCGCCCCCGGCCGCGGCGGCGTCCTGCACGTGCGCATCCGCGAGGGCCAGCAGCACAACTTCTCCGCCGCCACGGGCGTGCGCCTGCCCGAGTAAGGCACGGCGCCCGCGCGCGACGCATCCCGGCCCCGGCCTCGTCCCTCACGGATGAGGCCGGGGCCGCCTCGTCTCGCGTGTGTTCTACGCCGCGACTGGGCGCGCCGTGGACGCTCGCCGTGGCAGGCCGGGCTAGTGGTGCCACAATGGGGGCATGGCTTTGGACATTACGGCGGCTGCGGTCGACTCCGCCCTCCTGGACCTCCCGTGGGACGTTCCCCTGGAGCAGTGGCCGTCGTCCCTGCTCGCCGCCCTTCCGCGCGGCATTTCTCGGCACGTCGTGCGCTTCGTGAATCTGTCCGGCCGCGTGCTGGCGGTCAAGGAGATCGGCGAAACGGTCGCCCATCACGAGTACGACATGCTGCGCGACCTGACGCGCCTGGACGCCCCCTCCGTGCTGCCTGTCGCCGTCATCACGGGGCGCAAGGACCCCGAAGGCGAGGAACTCAACGCGGTGCTCGTCACCGAGCATCTGAAGTTCTCACTGCCCTACCGTGCGCTTTTCTCACTGTCGATGCGCGCCGACACTGCGACGCGACTCATTGACGCGCTGGCGCTTCTTCTCGTGCGCCTTCATCTCCTGGGCTTCTACTGGGGCGACGTTTCCCTGTCGAACACGCTGTTCCGCCGCGATGCCGGGGCGTTCTCCGCCTACCTGGTCGACGCTGAGACCGGTGAGTTACACGGAACCTTGACGCCCGGCCAGCGCGAGTACGACGTCGATCTGGCGCGCACAAACATCATCGGCGAGCTGATGGACCTCCAGGCCGGAGGATATTTCCCCATGGACGTCGACCCCATCGACGTGGGCGACCGCATCCGAACCCAGTACGACCTGCTCTGGCGCGAGGTCACCGCCGAGGAGTCCATCCCCAATGAGCAACGCCGATACCTCGTGAACGAACGTATCCGCAGGCTCAACGACCTTGGCTTCGACGTGGCCGAGCTGCGCATGGCCACCGACAACGGCGGCGATCACCTACTGATTCAACCGAAGGTGGTTGATGCCGGCCACCACAACCGCAAGCTCATGCGCCTGACCGGCATGGACGTGGGCGAGCATCAGGCGCGGCGGCTCCTCGCGGACATTGACGCGTGGCGCGCCACGTCCGGCCTGGAGGACATCCCCCTCGAGCAGGCCGCCCACAAGTGGCTGACGGACGAGTTCACTCCCGTTGTCCGGGCAATCCCCCGCGAGCTCGCGGGCAAGCTAGAACCCGCTCAGCTCTATCACGAGTTCCTGGAACACCGCTGGTACATGGCGCAGCAGGCCGGGCATGATGTCCCCCGCGATGAGGTGGTCGCCTCCTACATCAACACGGTCCTCGCCTCCAAGCGCGACGAGGCCGTCCTCCTCGAACCGGGGCCCGGGAGGTCCTCCATGTTGAGCGCCGAGGCCCACCCCGACCTATGGTGAGTGGGTACACGCAGGCGTCCACGCTAGGAGAATCCATGTCCGACTTCCCACGCATCATCGCTCACCGGGGAGCTTCCTCCCTCGCTCCCGAGAACACGATCGCCGCGTTCTCGAAGGCCATGGAGGTCGGCGCTCGCTGGTTCGAGTTTGACGTGGACATCGTCGGAGACGGCTCCCTCATCGTCATCCACGACGACACGCTCGACCGGACGACGACGGGGACGGGCTCCTACTATCGCCTGGGTTTTTCGGACATTCGCCGCCTGGACGCCGGGCGTTGGTTCTCCGACACGTATCGTTTCGAACGCATTCCCGAGGCCGCTGACGCCCTCGAGTTCGCCCACGCCCAGCAGATGGGCGCCAACCTGGAGATCAAGCCCTGCGCGGGCGGAGAGAGGCTGCGCGAACGGCTGGTCGAGTCGTTGGCCGTCGCGGTGGCGGGGAGCAAGGTCCCCTCCCGCCTCATCGTCTCCTCCTTCGACCATGAGCTCCTGGCGGCCTTCCACGCCGCGAGCCCGAACGTGGCGCTCGGCTGGCTCATTGAACGAGCCTCCGAGGAATGGCGTGAGGGCGCGACCGCCCTGGGAGCCCGGGCGATTCACCCCGGAGTCGAGGGGCTGTCGCGCAGGGACGTGCAGGCCATGCGCGATGCGGGCTTCGAGGTGAATGTCTGGACCGTCAACGACGTGGAACAGGCGCGCGAGCTGGCATCGTGGGGGGTGACGGGTATCTTCACCGATCGTCCCCAGGACTTCCCCGCCGACGCACTGGCGCTGTGAGACACGTCAGAGCCGGGGCGCATCCGCCCCGGCTCTGACGTCCCTGCTACTCGGCGGCCGCTGCGGCCCGGCGCGCGAATCGCTTGGAGACGTGCTTGGCGAGCGACAGCTCGGCGATGGAATCAACCATCATGAGGCCTCCGACGATGCCCGCGAAACGCATCCACCCGGAGCGCGGCGAGGAGGAGCGGACGGCCGCAACGAGCAGGCCCGCGCCGACGATGGCCTCCGCTGCCACGGCGGCGTGAATGATCCAGGGGCGCTCAACGGCCACCGACTCGTAGGAGTTCCACAGGGGCTTGACGACGGACTGCGGCTGCCCCATCATGATGTCCACGCTTCGGCCGATGGCGTTGGATATGCCTCGCGCCAGGTGGACGCTCACTCCTTCGACGTCCTCGGCGTCCGTGGTTCCCAAGAGGAATCCGGCGACGGATCCGGGAAGGCCGAGGGCACGAACAACCTTCCACACGGATTCCTCGCCCGTCGTGGCCACCGACGCCCACAGGGCGTCGGCGTCGGAACCGGGAACGGCATGGGCGATTTCCATGAGGTCGAGGCGATCGCCGACCAGGTCGGTGACGTCGGTGGGAAGCTCGGACGCCTTGTCGTGGCCGCCCGGCACGATCGCCGCGTCCATACCCCAGTTGTGGGAGACGATGTTCTCGAGGTGGTCGTCGGTCACGAGGAAAACCTGGAACTCACCGTCGGACATGGACAGCGTCACGAGCGGCAGGTCGCCGAAGTTCCATCCTTCCTTCTCGGGGGGAAGCTCGGCGAGGAGCGCACGGTGGCCGTCGGCCAGCTCCAGGTCGCCCAGGTCCACGCCCTCCAGGGCCGCCAGGAGCGGGACCGAGGAGGCCGGCGTGCGCCCGATCTCGACGATGCGGGTGGGCGCAGTTTCCACGGTCTCGGGCGCGTCCTCGTCAGAGGGCCAGACCCGCCCGAGGGGTGATTCCCCGTCGGGGAGCTGGTCGGAGGTCGCATTGCCGATGCGAACCTCTGCGTCGAAGAGGATGGCCAGTTCCTCGGCCAGTTGGCTGGGGGTGGGGCCGGGCGTCACCTCGGTCGAGTCGGCGGGGACGGTGGCGACACGGTCGTCGCAGACCGCGACGTTGAGGCCGAGCAGCTGGGGGGAGGAGGGGAACCACTCGAGCTGCGCGAGGATCGCACGTTCCTTGAGCTCAGCGGCGACGGTGCTGGGATCTAGCTCGTGGCCGATGATCATGCCTTCGATGCGCGTCCATTCCTGGGCCATGTCACTACCTTCCTGTTCGTGGTGCCTTCATCTCACCACACTTAGTTCCATTGTGTCGCGAGTGTCGCATTTTCGCTCGCTCGCGCCGCCCGCCTCTATCGCTCGGTTCCGCCCCATTCGACCGCGGTAAAACCCGAGCGCGGGGGTGGCGGCGTCAGGATCTGCGGCTCGGCGACGGTGGAGGCGTCGGCCTCGCGGATCGACATGAACACCCGGATGAATGTGTCGGGGGTGACCGCCTCTCCGTCCGTGTCGGTGAAGCTGTAGGCGGCGCGGCGCGTGTAGGCGCTCGCGTCAAAAGACACGAAGGTGTAGTCGTGAGCGCGCATGCGGGGCGCCCAGTAGGTGATGAAGTCGGCGGCCTCCCGCTCGTTGAGCCCGAGCTGGGCGAGCTTGTCTTCGAGGAAGGCGACGGCATCGTCGCGGGAGACGACGAATCCGGCGTCGGGTTCCGGCAGCGCCATCGTCGCATCCCAGAAGATGGAGGGATACGTGCGCCCGGAGGTATCCGTGAGTGTTCCA
Proteins encoded:
- a CDS encoding serine/threonine-protein kinase, which codes for MEEGEELGGYRLLRRLGTGGAGTVWLAEDGGGMRVALKAMHPALAASEASRVRLARETRTVNSVRSPFVAHILDAETEASQPFVVSEYIEGPTLAEILLSGPIPLRGVAAMSYHVASTIAAVHHADIIHRDIKPSNIICSPRGPVLIDFGIAMATSDQHLTRTGLVSGTAGYTAPELLRGGGATKESDWWAWCATLLSCATGRPPFGTGDVAATMLRVVEGRPDLAGLHPAVADVLGGGLAPDPDERPSPALIVADLMSAVGWAPGELDYVTVNWAQLLDTGARTQSISSDPQEIAAPPAWEDAGRRPVADGAREVSYPDRPGRDPSEFAAVNDHTEVVDTASIAESDEKWDEEGSEAGWGEEDTEEVAWRDDATSRWQVVDDTDPTQVMAPLECNPSVAEQVPDASHRVPLPAHQPAVPGGPPGGYGRLPYPQAPGGAGPGPWAPPASFPQGSGQPGKAAASSWGKGAWICAAAVLATLASLPFLLGATGTTLLGIALTAFGLVGAMTRWLERRRFLRGPRPSDGAAVIAMSPLLLLRSLLTTALAILVGGLVPYTLWGFLSYQRDGEAAWSWPLDVATAASVPREDYWLSDSSAAIVVWGLAAASLLIAWLMPFAADLRVGLATSLRALVPPLWGRALLTLGCAGFLAGAWIVLTGGLLH
- a CDS encoding ABC transporter ATP-binding protein, whose protein sequence is MATVTFDKATRVYPGSDKPAVDQLDLEIKDGEFLVLVGPSGCGKSTSLRMLAGLEDVNSGRILIGDKDVTDVPPKNRDIAMVFQNYALYPHMSVRENMGFALKIAGTPKDEINKRVEEAAKILDLEPYLDRKPKALSGGQRQRVAMGRAIVRKPHVFLMDEPLSNLDAKLRVQTRTQIASLQRELGVTTVYVTHDQTEALTMGDRIAVLAGGLLQQVGTPQEMYERPANEFVAGFIGSPAMNLGTFTVDGEWAKLGPARVPVSEAARAAMTAEDGGKIKIGFRPEGLDVVDADAEGTIPVEVDFVEELGSDAYVYGHLAGAAEGEALGSGAEGTGKQLIVRVPPRTAPGRGGVLHVRIREGQQHNFSAATGVRLPE
- a CDS encoding DUF4032 domain-containing protein — encoded protein: MALDITAAAVDSALLDLPWDVPLEQWPSSLLAALPRGISRHVVRFVNLSGRVLAVKEIGETVAHHEYDMLRDLTRLDAPSVLPVAVITGRKDPEGEELNAVLVTEHLKFSLPYRALFSLSMRADTATRLIDALALLLVRLHLLGFYWGDVSLSNTLFRRDAGAFSAYLVDAETGELHGTLTPGQREYDVDLARTNIIGELMDLQAGGYFPMDVDPIDVGDRIRTQYDLLWREVTAEESIPNEQRRYLVNERIRRLNDLGFDVAELRMATDNGGDHLLIQPKVVDAGHHNRKLMRLTGMDVGEHQARRLLADIDAWRATSGLEDIPLEQAAHKWLTDEFTPVVRAIPRELAGKLEPAQLYHEFLEHRWYMAQQAGHDVPRDEVVASYINTVLASKRDEAVLLEPGPGRSSMLSAEAHPDLW
- a CDS encoding glycerophosphoryl diester phosphodiesterase; this encodes MSDFPRIIAHRGASSLAPENTIAAFSKAMEVGARWFEFDVDIVGDGSLIVIHDDTLDRTTTGTGSYYRLGFSDIRRLDAGRWFSDTYRFERIPEAADALEFAHAQQMGANLEIKPCAGGERLRERLVESLAVAVAGSKVPSRLIVSSFDHELLAAFHAASPNVALGWLIERASEEWREGATALGARAIHPGVEGLSRRDVQAMRDAGFEVNVWTVNDVEQARELASWGVTGIFTDRPQDFPADALAL